In Halarcobacter bivalviorum, a genomic segment contains:
- a CDS encoding pyrroline-5-carboxylate reductase, with product MKLTLIGNGFMAQALARGLVNNFEVEIIGRDEKKLNDIKTKIPNIEVKVMSDAENITDKNIIFCVKPYALQSVAARLEGQANILFSILAGTTIDNLKKQIKSKFYIRSMPNVAASVLGSMTTITGDKEAKNLALELFNHIGKTVWVNTENQLDIATAVAGSGPAFLSLVAESLSDGAVKAGLERNISNELVHGLFSGYAKLLENNHPAIIKDSVMSPGGTTAAGMGKLEEGAVRDSMIKAIEAAYEKACEIGKK from the coding sequence ATGAAATTAACACTTATAGGAAATGGCTTCATGGCACAAGCGCTGGCAAGAGGACTTGTGAATAACTTTGAAGTAGAGATTATTGGAAGAGATGAAAAAAAATTAAATGATATTAAAACTAAAATTCCAAATATAGAAGTTAAAGTAATGAGTGATGCTGAAAATATTACAGATAAGAATATCATCTTTTGTGTAAAACCATATGCATTACAAAGTGTTGCTGCAAGATTAGAAGGTCAAGCAAATATACTTTTTTCAATCCTTGCAGGAACTACAATTGATAACTTAAAAAAACAGATAAAATCAAAATTTTATATTAGAAGTATGCCAAATGTTGCAGCTTCTGTATTGGGTTCTATGACTACAATTACAGGGGATAAGGAAGCAAAAAACTTAGCTTTAGAGCTATTTAATCATATTGGAAAAACTGTTTGGGTTAATACTGAAAATCAATTAGATATTGCAACAGCAGTTGCAGGTAGTGGACCTGCTTTTTTAAGTTTAGTTGCAGAGAGTTTAAGTGATGGAGCTGTAAAAGCTGGACTAGAAAGAAATATTAGTAATGAACTTGTACATGGTCTATTTTCAGGATATGCAAAACTTTTAGAAAATAACCATCCTGCAATTATTAAAGATTCAGTAATGAGTCCTGGTGGTACAACTGCTGCAGGAATGGGAAAACTAGAAGAGGGTGCTGTTAGAGACTCAATGATAAAAGCAATTGAAGCTGCCTATGAAAAAGCTTGCGAAATCGGAAAAAAATAG
- a CDS encoding transglutaminase-like cysteine peptidase, with protein sequence MKNKYLLIFIAISFFISFITAENLFNISSEKLDKVSKKYGKKAVQRVQLWDKVIEKAKGQDILYQLKYVNDFFNKVKYLRDSDHWGQNDYWASPFEFLGTGAGDCEDYAIAKYFTLRQLGVPDEKLRITYVKLKQRGTKYEQAHMVLTYYHKPTSTPIVLDNVNKKLKLASKRPDLTPVYSFNANGLWQAKNKGRTSVKVGENNLKNWKSMMSRI encoded by the coding sequence GTGAAGAATAAATATTTATTAATTTTTATTGCTATTTCTTTTTTTATCTCTTTTATTACTGCAGAAAACTTATTTAATATCTCTTCTGAAAAACTTGACAAAGTTTCTAAAAAATATGGTAAAAAAGCTGTTCAGCGAGTTCAACTTTGGGATAAAGTCATTGAAAAAGCAAAGGGACAGGATATTCTTTACCAATTAAAATATGTGAATGATTTTTTTAATAAAGTAAAATATCTAAGAGATAGTGATCATTGGGGACAAAATGATTACTGGGCATCTCCTTTTGAGTTCTTAGGAACAGGAGCTGGAGATTGTGAAGATTATGCAATTGCAAAATATTTTACGCTTAGACAATTAGGTGTTCCTGATGAAAAATTAAGAATTACCTATGTTAAGTTAAAACAAAGAGGAACTAAATATGAGCAAGCTCATATGGTATTAACTTATTATCACAAACCAACATCAACACCAATTGTTTTAGACAATGTTAATAAAAAATTAAAATTAGCTTCAAAAAGACCTGATTTAACTCCTGTATATAGTTTTAATGCAAATGGCTTATGGCAAGCAAAAAACAAAGGAAGAACTTCAGTTAAAGTTGGAGAGAACAATCTAAAAAATTGGAAATCTATGATGAGTAGAATTTAA
- a CDS encoding Na+/H+ antiporter family protein translates to MNSVIIAVSLMVLLSLVRVNIVIALIVGAIVGGLSAGLDINETIKAFNNGLGNGATIALSYAMLGTFAVAISKSGITDLLSNMIIRKVGKGESTLQFIYIKYLMLTLILLAAISSQNIVPVHIAFIPILIPPLLHSMAKLEIDRRVVACVITFGLVATYMFLPVGFGGIFLNEILLKNLVDNGVSAISGQLPMAMAVPVFGMFLGLLVAIFFTYKKKRKYDISKILEIESESKEINYFHVAIALVSVITALGLQLYTNSIILGSLAGFIIFIVAGVIKADQTQDFFAKGLKMMGMIGFIMIAANGFASVINATGGVETLVKSVVDIIGDNKSLAVLLMLLVGLFITMGIGSSFSTIPIIATIYAPLCLQLDFSVMATITIIGTAAALGDAGSPASDSTLGPTSGLNVDGQHDHIWDSVVPTFLHYNIPLIIFGWIAAVYIF, encoded by the coding sequence ATGAACTCTGTAATAATTGCAGTTAGTTTAATGGTCTTACTTTCATTAGTAAGAGTAAATATCGTTATTGCTTTAATTGTTGGGGCAATAGTTGGTGGTCTAAGTGCTGGCTTAGACATAAATGAAACAATAAAAGCCTTTAACAATGGTCTAGGAAATGGAGCAACAATAGCATTAAGTTATGCAATGCTTGGAACTTTTGCTGTAGCAATTTCTAAATCAGGAATTACTGACTTATTGTCAAATATGATTATAAGAAAAGTAGGTAAGGGTGAGTCTACATTACAATTCATTTATATAAAATATTTGATGCTAACACTTATTTTATTAGCTGCAATTTCTTCTCAAAATATTGTTCCTGTACATATTGCATTTATTCCAATTTTAATACCACCTCTTTTACACTCAATGGCAAAATTAGAGATTGATAGAAGAGTAGTTGCTTGTGTTATCACTTTCGGTTTAGTAGCAACTTATATGTTTTTACCAGTTGGTTTTGGAGGAATTTTCTTAAATGAAATTTTATTAAAAAACTTAGTTGATAATGGTGTTTCTGCTATTTCTGGACAACTTCCTATGGCTATGGCAGTACCAGTTTTTGGTATGTTCTTAGGTCTATTAGTAGCTATATTTTTTACATATAAAAAGAAAAGAAAATATGATATTAGTAAGATTTTAGAAATTGAATCTGAATCAAAAGAGATTAACTATTTTCATGTTGCAATTGCTCTTGTTTCTGTAATTACAGCTTTAGGACTTCAATTATATACAAACTCAATTATTTTAGGTTCTCTTGCAGGTTTTATAATCTTTATTGTTGCTGGTGTTATTAAAGCTGACCAAACTCAAGACTTTTTTGCAAAAGGTCTTAAAATGATGGGAATGATTGGTTTTATTATGATTGCAGCAAATGGTTTTGCAAGTGTTATAAATGCAACTGGTGGAGTTGAAACTTTAGTTAAATCAGTAGTTGATATTATTGGAGATAATAAATCTTTAGCAGTTCTTCTAATGCTTTTAGTTGGTCTATTTATTACAATGGGAATTGGTTCATCTTTCTCAACTATTCCTATTATTGCAACTATTTATGCACCTTTATGTTTACAATTAGATTTTTCAGTGATGGCAACAATTACTATTATTGGAACAGCAGCTGCTTTAGGAGATGCTGGAAGTCCAGCTTCTGATAGTACACTTGGACCTACATCAGGATTAAATGTAGATGGACAACATGATCATATCTGGGATTCAGTTGTACCAACATTCTTACACTACAATATTCCATTAATTATTTTTGGATGGATTGCAGCTGTTTATATTTTTTAA
- a CDS encoding MFS transporter, with protein sequence MIKSILPLSLIISFRFFGLFIVLPVLSVYAINLYGATTTLVGIVIGGYALTQMIFQVPFGVMSDKLGRKGTIITGLLLFAIGSIFCAIANDILMLMVGRFLQGAGAIGAVVTAMISDLVKEEQRPKAMATMGMFIGMSFAASMILGPTISSFSGVPTLFYLTAVIALVSIVVLVKMVPNPPKITHTYKQKMIVSDVLLNPNLIKMNITNFLQKGLMTFAFMIIPMVLINNYEWQMSDLWKVYLPAMIFGFLAMAPAAILAEKKGKFKEILAIGIVFFAVSYLLIGLSAGYVLFIVGVVIFFIGFNMHEPIMQSLASKFAKVHQRGLVLGIFNSFGYLGTFLGGVLGGIFFEDVGLTTIVYTIAVVCLIWIILILTMPNPAKKKLMYIEINNDYRNNMHKLDTISAIDEWYINDTENLLIVKYDNDKIDEEAILHNLK encoded by the coding sequence ATGATTAAATCTATTTTACCTCTTAGTCTAATTATATCGTTTAGATTTTTTGGACTTTTTATTGTTTTACCTGTTTTATCAGTTTATGCTATTAATCTTTATGGAGCAACTACAACTTTAGTTGGGATTGTTATTGGGGGTTATGCTTTAACTCAAATGATTTTTCAAGTTCCATTTGGTGTAATGAGTGATAAATTAGGAAGAAAAGGTACAATTATTACAGGACTTTTATTATTTGCAATTGGTTCAATTTTTTGTGCAATTGCAAATGATATTTTAATGTTAATGGTTGGAAGATTTCTACAAGGTGCAGGAGCAATTGGAGCAGTTGTTACTGCTATGATTAGTGACTTAGTAAAAGAAGAACAAAGACCAAAAGCAATGGCTACAATGGGAATGTTTATTGGAATGAGTTTCGCTGCTTCTATGATACTTGGACCAACAATCTCTTCTTTTTCAGGAGTTCCTACTCTATTTTATTTAACAGCTGTAATTGCTTTAGTTTCAATTGTAGTATTAGTAAAAATGGTTCCAAACCCTCCAAAAATTACACATACATATAAACAAAAAATGATTGTTTCAGATGTATTATTAAATCCAAATTTAATAAAAATGAATATCACTAACTTTTTACAAAAAGGTTTAATGACTTTTGCTTTTATGATTATTCCAATGGTTTTAATCAACAATTATGAATGGCAAATGAGTGATTTATGGAAAGTTTATCTTCCTGCAATGATTTTTGGATTTCTTGCAATGGCTCCTGCTGCAATATTAGCAGAAAAAAAGGGTAAATTTAAAGAAATTCTTGCAATTGGTATTGTATTTTTTGCAGTTTCATATTTATTAATTGGACTTAGTGCAGGGTATGTTTTATTTATTGTAGGTGTTGTTATTTTCTTTATTGGATTTAATATGCATGAGCCTATTATGCAATCTCTTGCTTCAAAGTTTGCAAAAGTTCATCAAAGAGGATTAGTATTAGGAATCTTCAATTCTTTTGGTTATCTAGGAACTTTCTTAGGTGGAGTTTTAGGTGGTATTTTCTTTGAAGATGTGGGACTTACTACAATTGTTTACACGATTGCAGTTGTATGTTTAATCTGGATTATATTAATTCTTACTATGCCAAATCCTGCAAAGAAAAAACTAATGTATATTGAGATAAATAATGATTATAGAAACAATATGCATAAATTAGATACAATATCTGCTATAGATGAGTGGTATATTAATGATACTGAAAATTTATTAATTGTAAAATATGATAATGATAAGATAGATGAAGAGGCAATTTTACACAACTTAAAATAG
- a CDS encoding prepilin-type N-terminal cleavage/methylation domain-containing protein, which yields MNYKNIKRAFSLLELVFVILIGSIIVFYSTIYTKELYENQVHNQELAMMKLDLNSAKIIIEKNLPSSKNKLLYKEDKLFYENSILLERVSSFSMIQNANILKIKIELDKKIVQEWSFVL from the coding sequence ATGAATTATAAAAATATTAAAAGAGCTTTTTCTTTACTGGAACTTGTTTTTGTAATTTTAATAGGTTCAATTATAGTTTTTTATTCAACAATTTATACAAAAGAGTTATATGAAAATCAAGTGCATAATCAAGAGTTAGCAATGATGAAATTAGATTTAAACTCTGCTAAGATAATTATAGAAAAAAATTTGCCATCTTCAAAAAACAAATTACTTTATAAAGAAGATAAACTTTTTTATGAGAATAGTATTCTTTTAGAAAGAGTAAGCTCTTTTTCAATGATTCAAAATGCAAATATATTAAAAATAAAAATTGAACTTGATAAAAAGATTGTTCAAGAGTGGAGTTTTGTTTTATGA
- a CDS encoding non-canonical purine NTP pyrophosphatase has translation MRIILATGNKGKIDEFKKLLPNEEVLTFKELIGDYEVVEDKDSFQGNAVKKAQEIYQKIADEDAIVISDDSGITVPAINNEPGIYSARYAGENANDKENNAKLISKLNEKDLEETEAYYTACIAIVYKGFTYSVHGWMYGKVINKEIGDGGFGYDPMFIPNGFDKTLGELPSEIKKAFSHRSKALNLAKKVLEVIL, from the coding sequence GTGAGAATTATTTTAGCTACGGGAAATAAAGGTAAAATTGATGAGTTCAAAAAACTCTTACCAAATGAAGAAGTATTAACTTTTAAAGAGCTAATTGGAGATTATGAAGTTGTTGAAGATAAAGACTCTTTTCAAGGAAATGCTGTAAAAAAAGCTCAAGAAATTTATCAAAAAATTGCAGATGAAGATGCAATTGTAATCTCTGACGATAGTGGGATTACTGTTCCTGCAATAAATAATGAACCAGGTATTTACTCTGCAAGATATGCAGGAGAGAATGCAAATGATAAAGAAAACAATGCAAAACTTATCTCAAAACTAAATGAAAAAGACTTAGAAGAGACAGAAGCTTATTATACAGCTTGTATAGCAATTGTATATAAAGGTTTCACTTATAGCGTACATGGATGGATGTATGGAAAAGTTATAAATAAAGAGATAGGTGATGGTGGTTTTGGTTATGACCCAATGTTTATTCCCAATGGTTTTGATAAAACTTTAGGAGAGCTTCCTAGTGAAATAAAAAAAGCATTTTCACATAGAAGTAAGGCTTTAAACTTGGCTAAAAAAGTTTTAGAGGTAATTTTATAA